Below is a genomic region from Kribbella qitaiheensis.
GTGGCTGCGCCGCGTTCCCTGGGGTCTATGGCCATCTCTTGAGCCAGCGGACCGGCGTACGGGTGGCTGTCGACAACCGAGGGGTGAGTGGTCTCGACTCCGAGGGGCTCCTGCAGCAGCTTGACGAGCCTGGTTCGGCCACGGGCCCGAGCGGTGAGCGGCGCGGACGTCGACCTGCTCACGATCGGCGCCAACGACTTCGGGGATCACCACGACGAGATCGTCGAGGCGAGCTGCGCGAAGGCCGGCGCCGGCGATTGCGTCAGCGACGAACTGGCGCAACTGTCCAGCGACTTGCGTCGCATCTTGAGCCGGCTCCGCCAACTGCGTGCCGATCGGCCGACCACCGCGTTGGTGACCGGATATTGGGACGTTTTCGAGGACGGCCAGGTCGCACGGCAGAACTTCAGCGCTGACGGGATCGCCGCCACGGTCGACCTGACCAAGCGGGTGAACGCGGTCATCGCCGCGGCCACGATCGCCGAAGGCGCGATGTCCGTCGAGCTGTCCGGTCCGTTCCAGCGCGCGGGTGACATCACCAAGCTGCTCGCGCCCGACGGCGATCACCCCGATGCGGCCGGGCATCAGCTGATCGCACAGGTCCTCCTCGCGGCCGGACTGCCCACGATGAGGCCGCGATCATGACCCGCTTCGGCCGCTTCCTGGCCGCCGTACGACGACCAGGTGTTCGCGGGCGGTCCACCAGCGCGGCCGTCGTCGTGGTGGCGCTGGCTCTGGCGGTCGGAGCGTTGATCCTGCTGCTCCTGCTCCAGCGCGCCTTGATCAACAGCGTGTCCGATGCGGCCGGCGACCGGTCGCTCGACATCGCGACCCAGGTGAAAGAGGACGGCCAGCGCGGTCTGCGGGAGGAGCTGGTCGAGAACACCCGGCCGAGCCAGCTGATCCAGGTGCTGGACCAGAACGGCGCGGTGGTGGCCAGTTCGTCCCGGCGTACGGAGCCGTCGTTGACGGACCTGCGCCCGGGTGACGGCCAGATCCTGCGCAACGAGATCGGCCGGATGCCGTTGGTCGACGACGACCACGACTTCCTGATAGTTGCCCGTGGCACCGAGTTCGAGGGTGCCCGGTACACGGTGGTGGTCGCCTCGTCGCTCCAGACCCAGCGCGAGACCGTCGAGACCGTGGTCTTCTACCTGCTGCTCGGGTTCCCGTTGCTGCTGCTCCTGGTCGGGCTGGCGATGTGGATCCTGGTCGGCCGTGCGCTCTGGCCGGTGGAGCGGATTCGCGCGCAGGTGCACGGGATCGGTGCCGGCCAGTTGGCCGAGCGGGTCCCGGTGCCCGCCACCCAGGACGAGATCGCGCGGCTGGCGGTCACCATGAACGAGATGCTGGATCGATTGCAGTCGGCGCAGGAGACGCAACGCCGGTTCGTCGCCGATGCGAGCCACGAGTTGCGGTCGCCGATCGCCACCCTCACCGCGGCGCTCGACGTCGTCGTGGTCGATGTCTCCGGGCAAGCGTGGCTGGATCTGCAGCAGGTGATGGATGCCGAGACCGGCCGGATGCGCCGCCTGGTCGAGGATCTCCTGCTGCTCGCCAAGGCGGACGACGACGCCCTGCGGTTGCAGGGCTCCGACGTCGATCTGGACGACCTGATCGAGTCCGAGGTCCGCCGGCTGCGGAGTTCCGACGGGCCGGTCGTGCAACGCGACGTACAGACGGTCAGGGTTCGCGGCGATGCGGACAAGCTCTCCCAAGTGATCCGCAACCTGGTGGAGAACGCGAGCCGGGCCGCGAGGAGCACTGTCCGCTTCACGCTGGCAGAAGAAGCCGGTACTGCGTTGCTCACGGTCGAGGACGACGGTGACGGCGTGCCGATGGCGGACCGGGAGCGGGTGTTCGAGCGCTTCGTCCGCCTCGATGCCAGCCGGGACCGGGGCAGCGGCGGATCGGGGCTCGGCCTGGCGATCGTCAGCGAGGTGCTCCGCTCACACGGTGGTTCTGTGCGGATCACCGACTCCCCGCTGGGCGGTGCGAGGTTCGAGGTGACCCTGCCGACCGAGAGCCCGTCGCCCGGGGGACGGTAGACGCGACGGTGAGGGTGACCGCCGATCGGCAGGGTCGTACTAGGAGGTCGTCGTCCGCTCGAGGCCTAGTTGGGCGCACAGCCACGGGAAGATGTAGCTGAAGGCGGACTCGGCGAACTGCCAGTTGTGGGTGCCGGGCAGGACCGTCAGCTTCGAGGCGATGCCCTGCTTCTTGCCGGCAGTGATCAGCAAAGTGGCCTCTCTGGCGTGCAGCTTCTCCTCGGTGCCGTCGAGGTACCGGCCGGTCAACGCCGGGAAGCGGCCGTGCTTCGCGATCACCGTCAGCGGGTCGTGTGCGGCGTACGCGGCCGCGGATCCGCCGAACAGGTTGGCGATCGTCTGCGCCTTGTCGCCGGTGTTCGGGAACAGGTCACCGGAGATGTCGACGAAGTGCCCGAAGGCGGTCGAGTGTTCGGTGGTCAGGCCGATCGCGCAGGTGCCGCCCATCGAGAACCCGGCCACCGCCCACGCCTTCGGGTTCTTCGAGGCGCCGAAGGTCGAAGTGATGTACGCGGGGATGTCGCGGTACAGGTGGTCCTCCGCCTGGCCGTGCGGGCCGTTGACGCATTCGGTGTCGTTGCTGAACGCGGCCGTGGCATCGACGAAGACGAGGATCGGACCGAGCCCGTGGTGATGAGCGGCGTACGCCTGGGCGGTCTTGACCGCGCTGCCGATCCGCACCCAGTTCTCCGGCTTGGAGCGCTCGGCGCCAATCATCTCGACGACGGGCAGGACCGGATGGCGCGGCCCGTGGAACCACACCGGTGGCAGGTAGACGAGCTCCTGGCGATGCGCGAAGCCACTCGGTACGGCGGGGATCGTGACGCCGACCAACTCGCCTGAACGAGCCCCGGCCGGATCCTTGTTGTCCTTGATCTGTGCGAGTGACACCTGCCCGGGCGGCTGCTGACCTTGCAGACCGGCCACGGCCGCCCCGACCGTCGGGTAGTAGCCGACGAACTGATTGATGCCGTTGACACCGACCACCGCCGCGAGAACGAAAGCCAGTACTGCGGCCAGCCGGCGACCCCAATGAGCACTCGACCAGCCCACGCCCAGCAGCACCAAGGCACCGAAAGCACCGGACAGCCAGATCCAGACGCGCACGGGCAGCGGGTCGGTCATCCCCACCGCCGGCGCGATCACCTTCACGACCAGCACCCCGGACAACGCCGTCCCGACGACCACGATCGGCAACCGCCGCGTCCGCCACCTCGCATCCCGCCACCCGATCGCGAACAGCAGCACCACGACCGCCACGATCTCCAGCGCCACAGGCAGCCAGCCTTTGAGCAGCGACACCTCAACAACCATCAAACGCCTCCCCAGAATGAACTACCCACCGTCGGCTGCGAGGCGGTAGCCCATACCGCGGACGGTTTCGATGGCGTGCCGGTCGAACGGGGCGTCGAGTTTCAGCCGCAGATAGCGGACGTAGACCTCGACGACGTTGGGATCGCCGTCGAAGGCCGGATCCCAGACCGACTCGAGGATCTCGGTCTTGGTGACGATGTCGCCGCGGTGCCGCATCAGGACCGGCGTCCAGACGCCGCGGCGACGGAGCTCCTCGAGCACCTTGTACCCGTTCAGCTTGGGCAACATGATGTCGAGCACGATCACGTCGTACGCGCTCTCGCTCGCCGCCCAGACCGCGTCTTCGCCGTTGTGCACGACCTCGACCACGAATCCGGCGTCGGTGAGGCCGCGGCGGACCGTGTCGGCCAGCCGCACCTCGTCCTCCACCATCAGCACCCGCATACCCCCAGTCTGACCTCGGGCCACTGAGAATCCGCTGAATGCCGCTCCGGCCGGCCCCTTCCGGCGGCGACTCAGCGACTTCTCAGCCCGACCGGGATACCGTCGAAGGATCTCGAGGGGGCTCATATGGCATTAGCAGGTCTGATCCGGGGCGGAATCGTCACGCTCGTCATCGCGACGGCGGTCGCCTGTGGCGGACACACCGCCAGGCAGGACACCAGCTCGCAGCCTTCATCGGCTCCGACGACGCCCCGTAAAGAGGTGATCAGCAAGGACGACACCTGTCCACCCGCACCGCCCGCCGAGCCGGTGCCGCCGTCACCGCACCCGGGCAAGGTCACCAAGATCCTGCTGGTCGTGCTGGAGAACAAGAACCCCTGCGCCAGCACCAAAGGCATGCCGTACCTCGCGGCGCTGGCCGACAAGTACGCCAAGGCCGGCCTGTACTACGCGATGGCGCATCCCTCCCTGCCGAACTACCTCAGCCTCGCCGGCGGCTCCACCTTCGGCATCCGCGACGACCGTTCACCGGCCGCGCACAAGCTGACCGGACCGTCCGTCTTCGGCCAGGTCCTCGAGGCCGGCGAGATCGCGAAGACCTACGCCGAGGACATGAAGTCGAACTGCCAGCTGGAGCAGGGCAAGAACGACCCGTACGCCGTCCGCCACAACCCGTGGCTCTACTTCGCCTCCGACACCGAGCGTCAGGGCTGCCAGCAGTACGACGTGCCGGCCGGGACCGTGACGGAAGGGGAGTTCCACGACGACGTCGCCAACGGGACCCTGCCGACCTTCGGATTGCTGGCGCCGAACCTGTGCGACGACGCCCACGACTGCCCACTCGGCTCGGCGAACACCTGGCTGACGAAATGGTTCGCCCCACTCCTGGCAGGGCCCGACTTCGCCTCCGGCCACCTCCTCGTCCTGATCACCTTCGACGAGGACGACAAGCACGCCGGCAACCGCGTACTCACCGTCGCGGTCAACCCTTCCCTCCACCACCTGGTCATCGGCACCCGCCTCGACCACCTGGCCACCAGCAAGGCAGTCTCCACCCTCGTCTCGGCCCCACCCCTCCGCGAAGCAGCCAAAGCCCCCGACCTCTTCACCGCCCTCGGCCTCGCCCACTGAACTCCCGCTTGCGATGGCGGGTCAGGCGGTGATGATGGCCGGATCGGTGACTCCGGCCTCACCGGTCTCGACATGACCGGCGAAGCGGCGGAGGAAGCCGTTGTCACCGGCAACGACCACCGATACGTCGTACCAGCTGTTGGTGCGGTTGAGGTCCACCTGGTAGGTCGCCTTGGTGCCCGCGCGCAGCTTCAGCACCTTCGCGCGGCCGCCGTACGCGTTGGTGATGGTGAAGGTGGCCTGGCTGCTGCCGGTGTTGGTGAGAGTCAGTTCGAGGTCGCCGTTGCGGCCGTTGTGCCGAGCGGTCACCTCCGGACCCGCGACGGGCTTGCCCTTGAAGGTGCGCAGGAAGCCGTTCGGGCCGAAGACGGTCAGGTCGGTGACGCCTCCCGAATAGGCGGTGTTCCAGCTGTCCGACAGCGTCTTCCCGGCTTCGGTCGTGTAGGTCCATGGCCCGTCCGTGCGATTGGCGGAGGTGACCAGGAACTGTGCGCCCGCCTGCTGTCCTGAGGCGAAGGTCAGCGCGAACTTGCCGGTGCTCGGCGTCGCGGCGCCGTCCACACTCGGTGCATAGGGCAACGGTCGGGTACGCCGCCGGCCGCGCTCCTGGACCGGCAGCTTGCCAACGGCCGGCGGCGTCGGCGCATAGTCGGGGTGCCGGTCGTTGTCCGGCGGCTCGTAGGCCGCGGTGTCGGGCAGCCGGTCGACCTTCGTCGTCGACCTGGCGAAGTCGAAGGCCGAGCTCAGGTCGCCGCAGATCGCGCGGCGCCAGGGCGAGATGTTCGGTTCGTGGACGCCGAACCGGCGCTCCATGAATCGGATGATCGACGTGTGGTCGAGCACCTCGGAGCAGACGTATCCGCCGGTGCTCCAAGGCGACAGCACCAGCATCGGGACGCGCTGGCCGAGACCGTACGGACCGGCGGCGTACTTCGTGCTGCCGGGGAACAGGTCGGGCTGGACGTTGACGGTGGACAGGCCCTGGTTCGCCGAGCCGGGCGGGAACGGCGGGACGGCGTGGTCGAAGAAGCCGTCGTTCTCGTCGTAGGTGACGAACAGCGCCGTCTTGCTCCAGGTGTCCGGGTCCGACGTCAGCGCGTCGATCACCTGTGAGATGTACCAGGCGCCGTAGTTGACCGGCCAGTTCGGGTGCTCGGTGAACGCCTCCGGTGCCGCGATCCAGGAGATCTTCGGCAGCGTGCCGGCCTGGACGTCGGCGCGCAGCCGGTCGAACAGGCCTTCGCCGGCCTTCGCGTTCGTCCCGGTCCGGGCCTTGTCGTAGAGCGGGTTACCCGGCGTCGCGTTGCGGTAGTTGTTGAAGTAGAGCAGCGAGTTGTCGCCGTAGTTGCCGCGGTACGCGTCGTCGATCCAGCCCCAGCCGCCCGGCCCGTCCAGCCCGTCGCCGATGTCCTGGTAGATCTTCCAGGACACGCCGGCCTGCTCCAGCCGTTCCGGGTACGTCGTCCAGCCGTAGCCGGCCTCGTCGTTGCCGAGGACCGGGCCGCCGCCGGCGCCGTCGTTACCGGTGTAGCCGGTCCACATGTAGTACCGGTTCGGGTCGGTGGAGCCGATGAACGAGCAGTGGTACGAGTCGCAGATGGTGAACTTGTCCGCGAGCGCGTAGTGGAACGGGATGTCCTCGCGGGTCAGGTAGGCCATCGTCGTCGGCGACTTGGCCGGCACCCACTGGTCGTACTTGCCGTTGTTGAACGCGCGGTGCCCGTCGGGCCAGCTGTGCGCGAGGTCCTGGATGAACTGCATACCGAGGTTGTCGGCCTCCGGCCGGAACGGCAGCACCTCCTTGCCGCCGCTCGTCTGGTGGAAGACGGACTTGCCGCTCGGCAGGGTGACCGGTCGCGGGTCACCGAAGCCGCGGACGCCGTTCAGCGAACCGAAGTAGTGGTCGAACGAGCGGTTCTCCTGCATCAGCACGACGATGTGCTCGACGTCGTTGATGTCGCCGTTGCGCCGGTGCGCGGGGATGGCGGCGGCCCTGCTCGATGCTGTTCGACATGGCGGCGAAGGCGGCGGTGCCACCGGCCAGCTGGAGGAATCTCCGGCGGTTGAGTTCTGGCATGTCTGATCTCCTCGTGGGCGGGACGGTCGGAGTGTTCAGCGCGCACGCTGCTTCCACAGCACCCTCATCTGTACAGCCGTCGGACGTCAGATGAACTGCTACTTCGGCGTGTCGTTCAGGCTGCGGCCGGGATGTCGGTGAGGGCGTAGTAGACGGGGAGGGCGACCCATTCGCCGATTATCGGGAGGTGCCCGAGTTCGAAGATCGGCCAGGCGGCTTCCTCGAGTTTCCGCCGGTTCGCGGCGATCAGGTCGGGATCGCCGTTCGTGCCCGATTGGCAGGGGCCGGCGAATGAGAATCAGCAATGGTTTGGTCGTGGCCGGACCATAACGTGCAAGAATGTACGGAAACAAGGAGGAATGTGCATGCTTGCGGCGCAGCGGAAGGACCTGATGCTGGCCCGACTGGCCGGCGACGGGCGGATCGTGGCGAAGGATTTCGCCGCGGAGTTCCACGTCTCCGAGGACAGCATCAGGCGGGATCTCAGGGAGCTGGCCGAGGCGGGCCTGTGCCAGCGGGTGTACGGCGGCGCGCTCCCGGTCTCGCCGGCGGTCGCCGACTACTCGACGCGGCAAACGGTTGCGGTGGACAGCAAGACCAGGGTCGCGGCGACCGCGGCCGCACTGATAGAGCCAGGCAGTGCGGTGATCCTCGACGGCGGTACGACGGCGTTGGCTGTGGCGCGAGCGTTGCCGCCCGAACTGGAGGCGACGGTGATCACCCACAGCCCGACGATCGCGGCAGCCCTGGGGGAGCATCCGTCGATCGAGCTGTTCATGATCGGC
It encodes:
- a CDS encoding SGNH/GDSL hydrolase family protein, which produces MVSTPRGSCSSLTSLVRPRARAVSGADVDLLTIGANDFGDHHDEIVEASCAKAGAGDCVSDELAQLSSDLRRILSRLRQLRADRPTTALVTGYWDVFEDGQVARQNFSADGIAATVDLTKRVNAVIAAATIAEGAMSVELSGPFQRAGDITKLLAPDGDHPDAAGHQLIAQVLLAAGLPTMRPRS
- a CDS encoding sensor histidine kinase, coding for MTRFGRFLAAVRRPGVRGRSTSAAVVVVALALAVGALILLLLLQRALINSVSDAAGDRSLDIATQVKEDGQRGLREELVENTRPSQLIQVLDQNGAVVASSSRRTEPSLTDLRPGDGQILRNEIGRMPLVDDDHDFLIVARGTEFEGARYTVVVASSLQTQRETVETVVFYLLLGFPLLLLLVGLAMWILVGRALWPVERIRAQVHGIGAGQLAERVPVPATQDEIARLAVTMNEMLDRLQSAQETQRRFVADASHELRSPIATLTAALDVVVVDVSGQAWLDLQQVMDAETGRMRRLVEDLLLLAKADDDALRLQGSDVDLDDLIESEVRRLRSSDGPVVQRDVQTVRVRGDADKLSQVIRNLVENASRAARSTVRFTLAEEAGTALLTVEDDGDGVPMADRERVFERFVRLDASRDRGSGGSGLGLAIVSEVLRSHGGSVRITDSPLGGARFEVTLPTESPSPGGR
- a CDS encoding alpha/beta hydrolase, which encodes MVVEVSLLKGWLPVALEIVAVVVLLFAIGWRDARWRTRRLPIVVVGTALSGVLVVKVIAPAVGMTDPLPVRVWIWLSGAFGALVLLGVGWSSAHWGRRLAAVLAFVLAAVVGVNGINQFVGYYPTVGAAVAGLQGQQPPGQVSLAQIKDNKDPAGARSGELVGVTIPAVPSGFAHRQELVYLPPVWFHGPRHPVLPVVEMIGAERSKPENWVRIGSAVKTAQAYAAHHHGLGPILVFVDATAAFSNDTECVNGPHGQAEDHLYRDIPAYITSTFGASKNPKAWAVAGFSMGGTCAIGLTTEHSTAFGHFVDISGDLFPNTGDKAQTIANLFGGSAAAYAAHDPLTVIAKHGRFPALTGRYLDGTEEKLHAREATLLITAGKKQGIASKLTVLPGTHNWQFAESAFSYIFPWLCAQLGLERTTTS
- a CDS encoding response regulator transcription factor codes for the protein MRVLMVEDEVRLADTVRRGLTDAGFVVEVVHNGEDAVWAASESAYDVIVLDIMLPKLNGYKVLEELRRRGVWTPVLMRHRGDIVTKTEILESVWDPAFDGDPNVVEVYVRYLRLKLDAPFDRHAIETVRGMGYRLAADGG
- a CDS encoding alkaline phosphatase family protein, translated to MALAGLIRGGIVTLVIATAVACGGHTARQDTSSQPSSAPTTPRKEVISKDDTCPPAPPAEPVPPSPHPGKVTKILLVVLENKNPCASTKGMPYLAALADKYAKAGLYYAMAHPSLPNYLSLAGGSTFGIRDDRSPAAHKLTGPSVFGQVLEAGEIAKTYAEDMKSNCQLEQGKNDPYAVRHNPWLYFASDTERQGCQQYDVPAGTVTEGEFHDDVANGTLPTFGLLAPNLCDDAHDCPLGSANTWLTKWFAPLLAGPDFASGHLLVLITFDEDDKHAGNRVLTVAVNPSLHHLVIGTRLDHLATSKAVSTLVSAPPLREAAKAPDLFTALGLAH
- a CDS encoding phosphocholine-specific phospholipase C gives rise to the protein MAPPPSPPCRTASSRAAAIPAHRRNGDINDVEHIVVLMQENRSFDHYFGSLNGVRGFGDPRPVTLPSGKSVFHQTSGGKEVLPFRPEADNLGMQFIQDLAHSWPDGHRAFNNGKYDQWVPAKSPTTMAYLTREDIPFHYALADKFTICDSYHCSFIGSTDPNRYYMWTGYTGNDGAGGGPVLGNDEAGYGWTTYPERLEQAGVSWKIYQDIGDGLDGPGGWGWIDDAYRGNYGDNSLLYFNNYRNATPGNPLYDKARTGTNAKAGEGLFDRLRADVQAGTLPKISWIAAPEAFTEHPNWPVNYGAWYISQVIDALTSDPDTWSKTALFVTYDENDGFFDHAVPPFPPGSANQGLSTVNVQPDLFPGSTKYAAGPYGLGQRVPMLVLSPWSTGGYVCSEVLDHTSIIRFMERRFGVHEPNISPWRRAICGDLSSAFDFARSTTKVDRLPDTAAYEPPDNDRHPDYAPTPPAVGKLPVQERGRRRTRPLPYAPSVDGAATPSTGKFALTFASGQQAGAQFLVTSANRTDGPWTYTTEAGKTLSDSWNTAYSGGVTDLTVFGPNGFLRTFKGKPVAGPEVTARHNGRNGDLELTLTNTGSSQATFTITNAYGGRAKVLKLRAGTKATYQVDLNRTNSWYDVSVVVAGDNGFLRRFAGHVETGEAGVTDPAIITA
- a CDS encoding DeoR/GlpR family DNA-binding transcription regulator, with the protein product MLAAQRKDLMLARLAGDGRIVAKDFAAEFHVSEDSIRRDLRELAEAGLCQRVYGGALPVSPAVADYSTRQTVAVDSKTRVAATAAALIEPGSAVILDGGTTALAVARALPPELEATVITHSPTIAAALGEHPSIELFMIGGRIFKHSMVASGAAAVEAAQAITADLFLVGVTGVHHEAGLTTGDADEAAMKRALSRRAGETYVLASSEKLGAASRYPVLPLHDITAVITDAKATSRAVQDLEIAGVRILGAT